From one Oxyura jamaicensis isolate SHBP4307 breed ruddy duck chromosome 15, BPBGC_Ojam_1.0, whole genome shotgun sequence genomic stretch:
- the PEBP1 gene encoding phosphatidylethanolamine-binding protein 1, translating into MAVDLGLWSGPLSLTEVEQRPAQPLRVKYGSVEIDELGKVLTPTQVQHRPTSIEWDGCDPQKLYTLVLTDPDAPSRKDPKFREWHHFLVTNMKGNDVGSGTVLSDYVGSGPPKGTGLHRYVWLVYEQPKELKCNEPILSNRSGDKRGKFKVAAFRSKYDLGVPVAGTCYQAEWDDYVPKLYEQLSGK; encoded by the exons ATGGCGGTGGACCTGGGGCTGTGGAGCGGGCCGCTGAGCCTCACCGAGGTGGAGCAGAGACCCGCGCAGCCCCTCAGGGTCAAGTACGGCTCGGTGGAGATCGACGAGCTGGGCAAGGTGCTGACGCCCACCCAG GTGCAGCACCGCCCCACCAGCATCGAGTGGGATGGCTGCGACCCCCAGAAGCTTTACACGCTGGTTCTCACGGACCCTGATGCTCCCAGTAGGAAGGACCCGAAGTTCAG GGAATGGCATCACTTCCTGGTGACCAACATGAAAGGCAACGACGTGGGGAGCGGGACCGTGCTGTCAGACTACGTCGGGTCGGGACCCCCCAAAGGAACAG GGCTGCACCGGTACGTGTGGCTGGTGTACGAGCAGCCAAAGGAGCTGAAGTGCAACGAGCCCATCCTGTCTAATCGCTCTGGCGACAAGCGAGGGAAGTTCAAGGTGGCGGCTTTTCGCAGCAAGTACGACCTGGGGGTGCCGGTGGCTGGCACCTGCTACCAGGCGGAGTGGGACGACTACGTGCCGAAACTCTACGAGCAGCTGTCTGGGAAGTAG